In the Bradyrhizobium guangzhouense genome, one interval contains:
- a CDS encoding Crp/Fnr family transcriptional regulator yields MLQAASAVRGTVPPAVRPAGSSSLLLTENQQWIGGPPPLMDKLSPRERELVLKQGRRKVLNRGQTLFSQGGKHDGIWLIESGRIRVFYTSPLGREITLAYWHVGNFVGGPEVFEGTVHQWSGVASSNCSVVHLPGKELRSLAAEIPSLAIGLIEGLTFKGKCYSALAQMLGTRSITQRLAHLLLHLVDLYGVEDADGRVIAAAFTHADIAHMVGATRQWVTISLKRMQEKGIVLTKRSQIVVCRTDVLEEMRGHASD; encoded by the coding sequence ATGTTGCAAGCGGCAAGTGCAGTGCGCGGGACCGTCCCCCCGGCAGTCCGGCCTGCGGGCAGTTCCTCGCTGCTGCTGACCGAGAACCAGCAATGGATCGGCGGCCCGCCGCCACTGATGGACAAGCTCTCGCCGCGCGAGCGCGAGCTGGTGTTGAAGCAGGGCCGGCGAAAGGTGCTCAACCGCGGGCAGACGCTGTTCAGCCAAGGCGGCAAACATGATGGAATCTGGCTGATCGAAAGCGGCCGAATCCGCGTCTTCTACACCTCGCCGCTGGGCCGCGAGATCACACTGGCCTACTGGCATGTCGGCAATTTCGTCGGCGGCCCCGAAGTGTTCGAAGGCACCGTGCATCAATGGTCCGGCGTCGCATCCAGCAATTGCAGCGTCGTGCACCTGCCCGGAAAGGAACTGCGATCCCTTGCCGCAGAGATCCCGAGCCTCGCGATCGGTCTGATCGAGGGCCTCACCTTCAAAGGCAAATGCTATTCGGCGTTGGCCCAAATGCTGGGAACGCGCTCGATCACGCAGCGCCTTGCACATCTGCTCTTGCATCTCGTCGATCTCTACGGCGTCGAGGATGCCGATGGCCGGGTGATCGCGGCGGCGTTCACCCATGCCGACATCGCCCACATGGTCGGCGCGACCAGGCAATGGGTCACGATCAGCCTGAAGCGGATGCAGGAGAAGGGAATCGTCCTGACCAAGCGCTCGCAGATCGTGGTCTGCCGGACCGACGTACTGGAGGAGATGCGCGGCCACGCATCCGACTGA
- the ytfQ gene encoding galactofuranose ABC transporter, galactofuranose-binding protein YtfQ has product MTLKALFAASATAALLLALPANAAELTVGFSQIGSESGWRAAETSVSKQEATKRKVNLKIADAQQKQENQIKAIRSFIAQNVDAIFLAPVVSTGWDAVLKEAKEAKIPVVLLDRDIDPSGKDLYLTAVTSDSVHEGEVAGNWLAKTVGDKACNIVELQGTVGASVAANRKKGFDTAIAKHANLKIVRSQTGDFTRAKGKEVMESFIKAEGGGKNICAVYAHNDDMMVGAIQAMKEAGLKPGKDILTVSIDAVPDIFKAMVAGEANATVELTPNMAGPAFDAVAAFKEKGTVPPKWIQTESRLLTAADNPQKEYDSKKGLGY; this is encoded by the coding sequence ATGACCCTCAAAGCCCTTTTTGCTGCCAGCGCTACTGCCGCGTTGTTGCTTGCGCTGCCGGCCAATGCCGCAGAGCTCACCGTCGGCTTCTCTCAGATCGGATCTGAATCCGGCTGGCGCGCAGCTGAGACCTCGGTCTCCAAGCAGGAGGCCACCAAGCGCAAGGTCAATCTCAAGATTGCCGACGCGCAGCAGAAGCAGGAAAACCAGATCAAGGCGATCCGCTCCTTCATCGCGCAGAACGTCGATGCGATCTTCCTCGCCCCCGTCGTCTCGACCGGCTGGGATGCGGTGCTGAAGGAAGCCAAGGAAGCCAAGATTCCGGTCGTGCTGCTCGACCGCGACATCGATCCCTCGGGCAAGGACCTCTATCTGACCGCCGTCACCTCGGACAGCGTCCACGAAGGCGAAGTGGCCGGCAACTGGCTGGCCAAGACTGTCGGCGACAAGGCCTGTAACATCGTCGAATTGCAGGGCACGGTCGGCGCCAGCGTCGCCGCCAACCGCAAGAAGGGCTTTGACACCGCGATCGCCAAGCACGCCAATCTGAAGATTGTGCGCAGCCAGACCGGTGACTTCACCCGCGCCAAGGGCAAGGAAGTCATGGAGAGCTTCATCAAGGCCGAAGGCGGTGGCAAGAACATCTGCGCGGTCTACGCCCACAACGACGACATGATGGTCGGCGCGATTCAGGCCATGAAGGAAGCCGGCCTCAAGCCGGGCAAGGACATCCTCACGGTGTCGATCGACGCAGTGCCAGACATCTTCAAGGCGATGGTTGCCGGTGAGGCCAATGCCACCGTCGAGTTGACGCCGAACATGGCCGGCCCGGCCTTCGACGCCGTCGCGGCCTTCAAGGAGAAGGGCACGGTTCCGCCGAAGTGGATCCAGACCGAATCCAGGCTGCTTACCGCCGCCGACAATCCCCAGAAGGAATACGATAGCAAGAAGGGTCTCGGTTACTGA
- the yjfF gene encoding galactofuranose ABC transporter, permease protein YjfF, producing MKGLPPVLITAIVLVVGFALCAVQFPNIASTRVVGNLLTDNAFLGIVATGMTFVIISGGIDLSVGSVIGFTTVFVALAIERWGVPPLVAFVAILVLSAAFGAAIGAVIHVFDLPPFIVTLAGMFLARGASFLLSTDSVPINAPVYSTVSDFAFRMPGGGRLSAIAIIMLVILIGGILLLRLTRFGANVYALGGGRATASLMGVEVGKMTIKIYMLSSLLAGTAGIVFSFYTSAGYSLSAVGVELDSIAAVVIGGTLLTGGQGSVIGTFLGVLIQGMIQTYINFDGTLSSWWTKIATGTLLFAFIALQQGLVALARRPAAKRAGATS from the coding sequence ATGAAAGGCCTCCCGCCCGTCCTGATCACGGCCATTGTGCTCGTCGTGGGCTTCGCGCTCTGCGCGGTGCAGTTTCCCAACATTGCCTCCACCCGCGTGGTCGGTAATCTCCTCACCGATAATGCCTTCCTCGGCATCGTCGCGACCGGGATGACCTTCGTCATTATCTCCGGCGGGATCGATCTCTCGGTCGGCTCGGTGATAGGCTTCACCACTGTGTTCGTCGCGCTGGCGATCGAACGCTGGGGCGTGCCGCCGCTAGTCGCCTTCGTCGCCATCCTCGTGCTCTCGGCGGCCTTCGGTGCGGCGATTGGCGCGGTCATCCACGTATTCGACCTGCCGCCCTTTATCGTGACGCTGGCCGGCATGTTCCTGGCGCGCGGCGCGAGCTTCCTGCTCTCGACTGATTCGGTGCCGATCAACGCGCCTGTCTATTCGACCGTGTCCGACTTTGCGTTTCGGATGCCCGGGGGCGGGCGGCTGAGCGCGATTGCGATCATCATGCTCGTGATCCTGATCGGCGGCATCCTGTTGCTGCGTCTCACCCGGTTCGGTGCCAATGTCTATGCGCTCGGGGGCGGCCGGGCGACCGCCAGCCTGATGGGCGTTGAGGTCGGCAAGATGACGATAAAGATCTACATGCTGTCGAGCCTGCTCGCAGGGACTGCCGGCATCGTGTTCTCGTTCTACACCAGCGCCGGCTATTCGCTTTCCGCTGTCGGCGTGGAGCTCGACAGCATCGCCGCCGTGGTGATCGGCGGCACGCTGCTCACGGGCGGGCAGGGCTCGGTGATCGGCACCTTCCTCGGCGTGCTGATCCAGGGCATGATCCAGACCTACATCAATTTCGACGGTACGCTGTCGAGCTGGTGGACCAAGATCGCGACCGGCACCTTGCTGTTCGCCTTCATCGCACTTCAACAGGGTCTGGTCGCGCTGGCGCGCCGGCCGGCAGCGAAGCGCGCGGGAGCAACCTCATGA
- a CDS encoding ABC transporter permease, producing the protein MTMLLPRRGLAQILALIVILAVDRVVSPQFFDLRLQDGRLFGSLIDVLNRGTPVALLSLGMVLVIATRGIDLSVGAVMAICGAIAASLADSHSLPVVLAAALGAGLLCGLWNGFLVAVLGMQPIVATLILMVAGRGIAQLITEGRIVTFTSPDLVWLGNGAILGVPVPIAIALGMLILTGAVVRGSALGLLIEATGGNARASELAGVGTRAMILAVYVWCGVCAALAGVIAAADIMGADANNAGLWLELDAILAVVIGGTSLFGGRFSLVLAVLGALIIQTMNTGILLSGYPPEFNLLVKAVVVLAVLLLQSPKLSGFAGIMARLRRTKP; encoded by the coding sequence ATGACGATGCTGTTGCCGCGGCGCGGCCTGGCCCAGATCCTCGCGCTGATCGTCATCCTCGCCGTCGACCGCGTGGTGTCGCCGCAATTCTTCGACCTCCGTCTTCAGGACGGTCGCCTGTTCGGCAGCCTGATCGATGTGCTCAATCGCGGTACGCCGGTGGCGTTGCTCTCGCTCGGTATGGTCCTCGTGATCGCAACGCGCGGAATCGATCTCTCCGTCGGTGCGGTCATGGCAATCTGCGGCGCGATCGCCGCGAGTCTCGCCGACAGTCACAGCCTGCCGGTGGTGCTGGCGGCCGCGCTCGGCGCCGGCCTCCTCTGCGGATTGTGGAATGGTTTTCTTGTCGCCGTGCTCGGCATGCAGCCGATCGTGGCGACGCTGATCCTGATGGTGGCTGGGCGCGGCATTGCCCAGCTCATCACCGAGGGCCGCATCGTGACCTTTACCTCGCCGGACCTGGTCTGGCTCGGCAACGGCGCCATTCTCGGTGTCCCGGTCCCGATTGCGATTGCGCTCGGCATGCTGATCCTCACCGGCGCGGTGGTCCGCGGCTCGGCGCTCGGACTGCTGATCGAAGCGACCGGCGGCAACGCGCGCGCGAGCGAGCTTGCCGGCGTCGGCACCCGCGCGATGATTTTGGCGGTCTATGTTTGGTGCGGTGTCTGCGCCGCGCTCGCCGGCGTGATCGCCGCGGCCGACATCATGGGGGCGGATGCCAACAATGCCGGCCTCTGGCTCGAGCTCGATGCTATTCTTGCGGTCGTGATCGGCGGCACCTCGCTGTTCGGCGGCCGCTTCAGCCTCGTTCTTGCCGTGTTGGGTGCGCTGATCATCCAGACCATGAACACCGGCATCTTGCTGTCGGGCTATCCGCCGGAGTTCAATTTATTGGTCAAGGCCGTGGTGGTGCTCGCGGTACTGCTGCTGCAATCGCCAAAGCTGTCCGGCTTCGCCGGCATCATGGCGCGGCTGCGGAGGACGAAACCATGA
- a CDS encoding gamma-butyrobetaine hydroxylase-like domain-containing protein, with translation MTLVAPTVADYEASADLAALLVRTAEGDALCVPAEKLRLSCKCAHCTRARFDGRFPDAFPGIAITEIGNLGYGLNISFSDGHNRGIYPKPYLLSLAGR, from the coding sequence ATGACCCTGGTGGCCCCAACCGTCGCCGACTACGAAGCAAGCGCCGATCTCGCAGCGCTGCTCGTCCGGACGGCCGAGGGCGACGCGCTTTGCGTGCCTGCCGAAAAGCTCCGCCTCTCCTGCAAATGCGCCCACTGCACCCGCGCCCGCTTTGACGGTCGCTTCCCGGACGCGTTTCCGGGGATCGCGATCACCGAGATCGGCAATCTCGGTTATGGGCTGAACATCTCGTTTTCGGATGGGCACAACAGGGGGATTTACCCAAAACCCTATCTCCTGAGCCTGGCCGGACGGTAA
- a CDS encoding 4Fe-4S dicluster domain-containing protein translates to MPLASYQTSVPVVVDDAKCIADKGCTVCVDVCPLDVLRISDMTGKAYMAYDECWYCMPCEADCPTGAVTVNIPYLLR, encoded by the coding sequence ATGCCTCTCGCGTCCTATCAGACATCGGTTCCGGTGGTCGTCGACGACGCCAAATGCATCGCCGACAAGGGCTGCACCGTTTGCGTCGACGTCTGCCCGCTCGACGTGCTGCGCATCAGTGACATGACCGGCAAGGCCTATATGGCCTATGACGAGTGCTGGTACTGCATGCCCTGCGAGGCCGATTGCCCGACTGGAGCGGTCACCGTCAACATTCCCTACCTCTTGAGGTGA
- a CDS encoding fumarylacetoacetate hydrolase family protein — MTNLTVRDLLPEDGTKGTLVGRVWLPQANGPAVVAVRADGVFDVTAKFPTVSALCEEDSPAKALGTTKGERIGDLEAIVGNTAPDGRDPKKPWLLAPVDLQTLKAAGVTFAISMLERVIEERAKGNPASAEAIRKEVTRLIGDDLSKLKPGSDQAMHLKQVLIDQNAWSQYLEVGIGPDAEVFTKAPTMSSVGTGMDAGLHPKSTWNNPEPELVLFVSSHGKIVGGALGNDVNLRDFEGRSALLLSKAKDNNASCSIGPLLRLFDDTFTLDDARKLDISLNVMGADGFVLNGHSSISKISRDPTDLVAQTIGKVHQYPDGFVLFLGTMFAPVKDRDAPGQGFTHKRDDIVTISAPQLGKLVNRMRTSDECEPWTFGIGALMKNLAQRRLI, encoded by the coding sequence ATGACGAATTTGACGGTTAGAGACCTTCTCCCCGAGGATGGAACGAAGGGAACGCTGGTCGGCCGCGTCTGGCTGCCGCAGGCGAACGGTCCGGCCGTGGTCGCGGTGCGCGCAGACGGCGTCTTCGACGTCACCGCCAAGTTTCCGACCGTCAGCGCCCTCTGCGAGGAGGACAGTCCGGCCAAGGCACTTGGCACGACCAAGGGCGAGCGCATCGGTGATCTCGAAGCCATCGTCGGCAACACGGCGCCTGATGGGCGCGATCCGAAGAAGCCCTGGCTGCTCGCGCCCGTGGATCTTCAGACCCTGAAAGCCGCGGGTGTCACTTTCGCGATCTCGATGCTGGAACGCGTCATCGAGGAGCGCGCCAAGGGCAACCCGGCCTCGGCCGAAGCCATTCGCAAGGAAGTGACGCGGCTGATTGGCGACGATCTGTCCAAGCTCAAGCCGGGTTCAGACCAGGCGATGCATCTGAAGCAGGTGCTGATCGATCAGAACGCCTGGAGCCAATATCTTGAAGTCGGCATCGGCCCCGATGCCGAGGTCTTCACCAAGGCGCCGACCATGTCATCGGTCGGCACCGGTATGGACGCCGGGCTGCATCCGAAGTCGACCTGGAACAATCCGGAGCCGGAGCTCGTGCTGTTCGTCTCCAGTCACGGCAAGATCGTCGGCGGTGCGCTCGGCAATGATGTGAATTTGCGCGATTTCGAGGGCCGCTCGGCGCTGCTGCTATCGAAGGCCAAGGACAACAATGCGTCCTGCTCGATCGGTCCGCTGCTGCGCCTGTTCGACGACACCTTCACGCTCGACGACGCGCGCAAGCTCGACATCAGCCTGAACGTGATGGGGGCTGACGGCTTTGTCCTCAACGGCCATTCCTCGATCAGCAAGATCAGCCGCGACCCGACCGATCTCGTCGCGCAGACCATCGGTAAGGTGCATCAATATCCCGATGGTTTCGTGCTGTTCCTCGGCACGATGTTCGCGCCGGTCAAGGATCGTGATGCGCCTGGGCAGGGGTTCACCCACAAGCGCGACGACATCGTCACCATTTCCGCCCCTCAGCTCGGCAAGCTCGTCAATCGCATGCGAACCAGCGACGAATGCGAGCCCTGGACTTTCGGCATCGGCGCGCTGATGAAGAACCTCGCGCAGCGTAGGCTGATCTAG
- a CDS encoding ferredoxin--NADP reductase, translated as MSAFQKETVLSVRHWTDSLFSFTATRDPGFRFQNGQFAMIGLEVNGKPLMRAYSMASANHEEALEFFSIKVQDGPLTSRLQKIREGDIILVGRKATGTLITGNLIPGKRLLLLSTGTGLAPFASLIKDPDVYENYETIVLAHGCRQVSELAYGEHLVDGLRNHEFFGPLIGDKLVYYPTVTREPFRNRGRITDLIASNQLFDDIGQSGLDIETDRIMLCGSPAMLEELPAMFTARGFVEGNHSQPGHFVIEKAFVER; from the coding sequence ATGAGCGCATTTCAAAAGGAAACGGTCTTGTCGGTCAGACACTGGACCGACTCGCTGTTCAGCTTCACCGCGACGCGTGATCCCGGCTTCCGATTCCAGAACGGGCAGTTCGCGATGATCGGGCTCGAGGTCAACGGCAAGCCGTTGATGCGCGCCTACAGCATGGCCAGTGCCAATCATGAGGAAGCACTCGAATTCTTCTCGATCAAGGTGCAGGACGGCCCGCTGACCTCGCGCCTCCAGAAGATCCGGGAAGGCGACATCATCCTGGTCGGCCGCAAGGCGACGGGCACGCTGATCACCGGCAATCTCATCCCGGGCAAGCGCCTGCTGCTGCTCTCGACCGGCACGGGGCTTGCGCCCTTCGCGAGCCTGATCAAGGACCCTGATGTCTACGAGAACTACGAGACCATCGTGCTCGCCCACGGCTGCCGCCAAGTCTCAGAACTGGCCTATGGTGAACATCTCGTCGACGGCCTGCGCAATCACGAATTCTTCGGGCCGCTGATCGGTGACAAGCTGGTCTACTATCCGACCGTGACCCGCGAGCCGTTCCGGAATCGCGGCCGCATCACCGACCTGATCGCCTCCAATCAGCTGTTCGACGATATCGGACAATCCGGCCTTGATATCGAGACCGACCGCATCATGCTGTGCGGCAGCCCGGCGATGCTTGAGGAACTCCCCGCGATGTTTACCGCGCGCGGCTTCGTCGAGGGCAATCACAGCCAGCCCGGCCATTTCGTGATCGAGAAAGCCTTTGTCGAGCGCTGA
- a CDS encoding fumarate reductase/succinate dehydrogenase flavoprotein subunit, with protein MALDQIVDGLSEVSCDVLVIGGGTAGPMAALKAKLKNPKANVVLLEKANVKRSGAISMGMDGLNNAVIPGYATPEQYTKEITIANDGIVDQKAVYKYAQNCYKIIEELDSFGIRFLKNENGDYAVKKVHHIGTYVLPMPNGETVKKALYRQLRRARILISNRYMATRLLKSSDGRIAGAISVNTRTAEILVIKAKAVILCMGAAGRLGLPTSGYMFGTYENAANSGDGYSMAYHAGAALANLECYQINPLIKDYNGPACAYVAGPFGAFTANNEGSRFIECDYWSGQMMLEFYNELLSGKGPVFLQLKHLHPDTISEIESTLHKVERPTRGLFQQGRGVDYRNDSIEMHISEIGFCSGHSASGVFVDDNARTTVPGLYAAGDMASVPHNYMLGAFTNGSVAGIDAMEFADSHDFAEFDAADVAKERDRVLAPTKREDGIPPNQVEYKTRRLVNDYLQPPKVTRKYELGMRRLAETREDMQERMIARNAHELLRALEVQSIMDCADMAVHASLYREESRWGLYHWRTDFPEKDNENWFCHTLLSKQNGKMTSEKRAVEPYVVPIADDEKDLYDKQRIRATA; from the coding sequence ATGGCACTAGATCAGATCGTCGACGGACTTTCGGAGGTTTCCTGCGACGTGCTCGTCATTGGCGGCGGCACGGCCGGCCCGATGGCGGCGCTGAAGGCGAAGCTGAAGAACCCGAAGGCGAACGTCGTCCTGCTCGAAAAGGCCAACGTCAAGCGCTCCGGCGCGATCTCGATGGGCATGGACGGCTTGAACAATGCCGTCATCCCCGGCTACGCGACGCCGGAGCAGTACACCAAGGAAATCACGATTGCCAATGACGGCATCGTCGACCAGAAGGCGGTCTATAAATACGCGCAAAACTGCTACAAGATCATCGAAGAGCTCGACAGTTTCGGCATCCGCTTCCTGAAGAACGAGAACGGCGACTACGCCGTCAAGAAAGTGCATCACATCGGCACCTACGTTCTGCCGATGCCGAACGGCGAGACCGTGAAGAAGGCGCTCTACCGTCAGCTCCGCCGCGCCCGCATCCTGATCTCAAACCGCTACATGGCGACGCGGCTCTTGAAGTCTAGCGACGGCCGGATCGCGGGTGCGATCTCCGTCAACACCCGCACCGCCGAGATCCTCGTCATCAAGGCCAAGGCCGTGATCCTCTGCATGGGGGCCGCCGGTCGCCTTGGACTGCCGACCTCCGGCTACATGTTCGGCACCTACGAGAACGCCGCCAATTCCGGTGACGGCTATTCCATGGCCTATCACGCCGGCGCGGCGCTCGCGAACCTCGAATGCTACCAGATCAATCCGCTGATCAAGGACTATAACGGTCCGGCTTGCGCCTATGTCGCCGGCCCCTTCGGCGCCTTCACGGCGAACAACGAGGGATCGCGCTTCATCGAATGCGACTACTGGTCCGGCCAGATGATGCTCGAGTTCTACAACGAGCTCTTGTCCGGCAAGGGGCCTGTGTTCCTCCAGCTCAAGCATCTTCACCCCGACACCATCTCCGAGATCGAATCCACGCTGCACAAGGTCGAGCGTCCAACGCGCGGCTTGTTTCAGCAGGGACGTGGAGTCGACTATCGCAACGACTCGATCGAGATGCACATCTCCGAGATCGGCTTCTGCTCCGGCCATAGCGCCTCCGGCGTGTTCGTGGACGATAATGCCCGCACCACCGTGCCGGGCCTCTATGCCGCCGGCGACATGGCGAGCGTGCCGCACAATTACATGCTCGGCGCCTTCACCAACGGTTCGGTCGCCGGCATCGACGCGATGGAGTTTGCCGACAGCCACGATTTTGCGGAGTTCGACGCGGCGGATGTTGCGAAAGAACGCGACCGCGTGCTGGCGCCGACCAAGCGCGAGGACGGCATTCCGCCGAACCAGGTCGAGTACAAGACCCGTCGCCTGGTGAATGATTATCTCCAGCCGCCGAAGGTCACGCGCAAATACGAGCTCGGCATGCGCCGTCTCGCCGAGACGCGGGAAGACATGCAGGAGCGCATGATCGCGCGCAACGCTCACGAGCTGCTGCGCGCGCTCGAAGTGCAGTCGATCATGGATTGCGCCGACATGGCCGTGCATGCCTCGCTCTATCGCGAGGAGAGCCGCTGGGGCCTCTACCACTGGCGCACGGATTTCCCGGAGAAGGACAACGAGAACTGGTTCTGCCACACGCTGCTGAGCAAACAGAACGGCAAGATGACCAGCGAGAAGCGCGCCGTCGAGCCTTACGTCGTGCCGATCGCCGACGACGAGAAGGATCTCTACGACAAGCAACGCATCCGCGCCACTGCCTGA
- a CDS encoding sugar ABC transporter ATP-binding protein translates to MENSLDPAPPLLEVRGISKSFGAVRALQDVDFTLRAGEIHALLGENGAGKSTLIKVVTGVFPRDAGVVRLGGDEVAPRSAKAALEAGIATVYQEVNLLPNLSVAQNLFLDRQPMRFGIVREGEMRRRAKALLTEFGLDIDVAAPLGNYSIAIQHVTAIARAVDLSARVLILDEPTASLDRHEVEILFGIMRQLAKRGIGIVFVSHFLDQVYEISDRITVLRNGRLVGERETASLTRLELIRMMLGRELAETTSARAAASDRPPREVCASFENYGKTGYVAPFNLELRHGEVVGLAGLLGSGRTETARLVFGAERPDGGQAKVEGAPVRLQSPRDGVRHGFGYCPEERKTDGIVAELTVRENIVLALQAKRGLHRPLSRREQDEIAGRYVKMLDIRPPDPERPVGLLSGGNQQKALLARWLATSPRLLVLDEPTRGIDVGAHAEIIRLIRELCDDGLALLVISSELDEIVTYSDRVVVLRDRAHVEELAGEAIDVTNILAAIAADGAAMHEARV, encoded by the coding sequence ATGGAGAATAGCCTTGATCCTGCTCCGCCCCTCCTGGAGGTGCGCGGGATCAGCAAGAGCTTTGGTGCGGTGCGCGCGTTGCAGGACGTCGACTTCACGCTTCGCGCCGGCGAGATCCATGCGCTGCTCGGTGAGAACGGCGCCGGCAAATCCACCTTAATCAAGGTCGTCACCGGCGTTTTCCCGCGCGATGCCGGGGTTGTCAGGCTGGGCGGCGACGAGGTCGCGCCGCGTTCGGCCAAGGCGGCGCTCGAGGCCGGCATTGCCACCGTCTACCAGGAAGTCAATCTGCTGCCGAACCTGTCGGTGGCACAAAATCTGTTTCTTGACCGCCAGCCGATGCGCTTCGGCATCGTGCGCGAAGGCGAGATGCGCCGCCGCGCCAAAGCGCTGCTGACCGAGTTCGGCCTCGACATCGATGTCGCCGCGCCGCTCGGCAATTATTCGATCGCCATCCAGCATGTCACCGCGATCGCGCGTGCCGTCGATCTATCCGCACGCGTGCTGATTCTGGATGAGCCGACCGCGAGCCTCGACCGTCACGAAGTCGAGATCCTCTTCGGCATCATGCGCCAGCTGGCCAAGCGTGGCATCGGCATTGTCTTTGTCAGCCATTTCCTAGATCAGGTCTACGAGATCTCCGATCGGATCACGGTGCTGCGCAACGGTCGCCTGGTCGGCGAGCGCGAGACGGCCTCGCTGACGCGGCTCGAGCTGATCCGGATGATGCTGGGGCGCGAGCTCGCCGAAACCACCAGCGCGCGGGCGGCGGCGAGCGACCGTCCACCGCGCGAGGTCTGTGCGAGTTTCGAGAATTACGGCAAGACCGGCTATGTCGCGCCGTTCAATCTCGAGCTGCGCCACGGCGAGGTCGTCGGCCTAGCCGGGCTGCTCGGCTCGGGCCGCACCGAGACGGCGCGGCTGGTGTTCGGCGCCGAGCGCCCCGATGGCGGGCAGGCCAAGGTGGAGGGCGCCCCCGTACGGCTGCAGTCGCCGCGCGACGGCGTGCGCCACGGCTTCGGTTATTGCCCTGAGGAGCGCAAGACCGACGGCATCGTCGCCGAGCTCACCGTGCGCGAAAACATCGTGCTCGCGCTGCAGGCCAAGCGCGGCCTGCATCGGCCGCTGTCGCGCCGCGAGCAGGACGAGATTGCAGGCCGCTACGTCAAGATGCTCGACATCCGCCCGCCCGATCCCGAGCGCCCGGTGGGTCTGCTCTCCGGCGGCAATCAGCAAAAGGCGCTGCTGGCCCGCTGGCTCGCGACTTCGCCGAGACTTCTCGTGCTGGACGAACCTACGCGCGGCATCGATGTCGGCGCACATGCCGAGATCATTCGCTTGATCCGCGAGCTCTGCGACGACGGGCTGGCGTTGCTGGTGATCTCCTCCGAGCTCGACGAGATCGTGACCTATTCCGATCGCGTGGTCGTGCTGCGCGACCGCGCGCATGTCGAGGAGCTCGCGGGCGAGGCCATCGACGTCACCAATATTCTCGCGGCCATCGCCGCCGATGGCGCAGCGATGCATGAGGCCCGGGTATGA
- a CDS encoding HEAT repeat domain-containing protein gives MSSPFESYDDLEDADERLQAADPAERRVAIIALGHSGDPAAVAHLANMVADPDAGVRQQVAMALGEFDGPEAASALVKLLVDPERIVAAAAADSMAEFKDPACADVILPLVKHAHAFVRMGALRALKELRCKATLKPALEALQDSDAAVRVQAIGVIGFLKLEESIPALTALINDPDAHVRRAAVSALAFSQMKPAAETITRALRDADWMVREMAAETLGLNVNGSIAADQLVGALGDEFWQVRLKAIRSLGRMKIERAVRPIGNCVNHDQANLRKEAAAALGEIAHPDGEAFLAVIADDADPDVRKNARWALQQIAARKARAGA, from the coding sequence ATGTCGAGCCCGTTCGAATCCTACGACGATCTCGAAGATGCCGACGAGCGACTCCAGGCCGCAGATCCCGCCGAGCGCCGCGTCGCGATCATCGCGCTCGGCCATTCCGGTGATCCCGCAGCGGTTGCGCATCTCGCCAACATGGTCGCCGATCCCGACGCCGGCGTGCGCCAGCAGGTGGCGATGGCGCTCGGCGAGTTCGACGGACCTGAAGCGGCGAGTGCGCTGGTGAAGCTGCTGGTTGATCCTGAACGGATCGTTGCCGCCGCCGCGGCCGACAGCATGGCCGAATTCAAGGATCCCGCCTGCGCCGATGTCATCCTGCCGCTGGTCAAGCATGCGCACGCCTTCGTCCGGATGGGCGCGTTGCGTGCGCTCAAGGAATTGCGCTGCAAGGCTACGCTCAAGCCGGCGCTCGAAGCGCTGCAGGATTCCGATGCGGCCGTGCGCGTGCAGGCGATCGGCGTGATCGGATTCCTCAAGCTGGAAGAATCCATCCCCGCGCTGACTGCGCTGATCAACGATCCCGATGCGCATGTCCGGCGTGCAGCCGTCAGTGCGCTGGCGTTCTCGCAGATGAAGCCGGCGGCCGAGACGATCACGCGCGCATTGAGGGACGCTGACTGGATGGTTCGCGAGATGGCCGCGGAGACGCTCGGACTCAATGTCAACGGATCAATCGCGGCCGACCAGCTCGTTGGTGCGCTCGGCGACGAATTCTGGCAGGTGCGGCTGAAGGCGATCCGCAGCCTCGGTAGGATGAAGATCGAGCGCGCGGTGCGTCCGATCGGCAATTGCGTCAATCATGACCAGGCGAATTTGCGGAAAGAGGCGGCCGCCGCGCTCGGCGAGATCGCCCATCCCGACGGTGAGGCCTTTTTGGCCGTCATCGCCGACGATGCTGATCCCGATGTCCGCAAGAACGCACGCTGGGCGCTGCAGCAGATCGCTGCCCGCAAGGCGCGCGCAGGCGCATAG